A region of Pseudomonas cavernicola DNA encodes the following proteins:
- a CDS encoding LysE/ArgO family amino acid transporter — protein MWQSYLNGLLVAAGLIVALGAQNAFVLAQSLRREHHLPVAALCVLCDALLVAAGVFGLATLLAQNPVLLGIARWGGAAFLLWYGVKALRRALNPQALNEAAGAGPRSRRAVLLAALAVTLLNPHVYLDTVLLIGSLGAQQTVPGAYALGAASASLLWFFTLALGAAWLAPWLARPTTWRLLDLSVALMMFAVAGQLLTG, from the coding sequence ATGTGGCAAAGTTATCTGAATGGTTTGCTGGTGGCCGCCGGGCTGATCGTCGCCCTCGGCGCGCAGAACGCTTTTGTCCTGGCGCAGAGCCTGCGCCGCGAGCATCACCTGCCGGTGGCGGCACTCTGCGTGCTTTGTGATGCGCTGCTGGTTGCCGCCGGAGTGTTCGGCCTGGCCACTCTGCTCGCGCAGAATCCCGTGCTGCTGGGGATCGCCCGCTGGGGCGGCGCGGCCTTCCTGCTCTGGTATGGGGTCAAAGCCTTGCGCCGCGCCCTCAATCCGCAGGCCTTGAATGAAGCCGCCGGAGCCGGCCCCCGTTCGCGGCGGGCGGTGCTGCTGGCCGCCTTGGCTGTGACCCTGCTCAATCCGCATGTGTACCTGGATACCGTGCTACTGATCGGCTCACTCGGCGCCCAGCAAACCGTTCCCGGCGCCTATGCCCTGGGCGCCGCCAGCGCCTCCTTGCTCTGGTTTTTCACCCTGGCCCTCGGTGCGGCCTGGCTCGCGCCCTGGCTGGCCCGCCCCACGACCTGGCGCCTGCTCGATCTGAGCGTAGCGCTGATGATGTTTGCCGTAGCCGGGCAACTACTAACTGGCTGA
- a CDS encoding ACT domain-containing protein, translated as MLRSMSPQLNAGDYVFCSVNDENLLAGVQVLGSFREREGLTVILQRQQAERLGLPFDYIAAWITLTVHSALSAVGLTAAFATALAMAGISCNVIAGYYHDHLFVAQADGERAIDVLRQLAADAE; from the coding sequence CTGCTGCGCAGCATGAGCCCGCAACTGAACGCCGGCGACTATGTATTTTGCAGCGTTAACGACGAAAACCTGTTGGCGGGGGTTCAAGTACTGGGCAGCTTTCGCGAACGCGAGGGGCTGACGGTGATTCTCCAACGGCAGCAGGCCGAGCGCCTCGGCTTGCCGTTCGACTATATCGCCGCCTGGATCACCCTTACCGTGCATTCGGCGCTCAGCGCCGTGGGCCTGACCGCCGCCTTCGCCACCGCGCTGGCCATGGCCGGCATCAGTTGCAACGTGATCGCCGGTTACTACCACGACCATCTGTTCGTCGCACAGGCCGATGGCGAACGCGCCATCGACGTACTGCGCCAACTTGCAGCAGACGCGGAGTGA